In Armatimonadota bacterium, a single genomic region encodes these proteins:
- the pfkA gene encoding 6-phosphofructokinase — protein sequence MKRIAVLTSGGDSPGMNACIRAVVRQALAMGIDPYGVRRGFEGLIDQEIVPMTSRSVGSIMRHGGTALLTARSQRFRMPAVRTEAVQGLRDHGIEGLIVIGGNGSFQGALKVAELGIPTIGVPASIDNDIGGTDMAIGVDTCLNTILDSVDKIKDTAGSSPRPFLIEVMGRHSGYLALLAGIAGGAELVVTPEQKMTLEEVASEVESAYHRGKPLFIALIAEGAAVRAADVCEYLKTRYPVEGAGPRLTILGHVQRGGSPSAFDRILATRLGVAAVKALAAGESSVMVGIRSGVVGTTPLVESLATCPTLDPDLFEMSRALAA from the coding sequence ATGAAACGCATCGCGGTGTTGACCAGTGGCGGCGATTCCCCCGGTATGAACGCTTGCATCAGGGCCGTAGTCCGGCAGGCGCTCGCCATGGGGATTGATCCCTATGGGGTCCGGAGAGGATTCGAAGGGCTCATCGATCAGGAAATCGTCCCGATGACTTCCCGCAGCGTTGGAAGCATCATGCGGCACGGCGGTACCGCGCTGTTAACCGCCCGCAGCCAAAGGTTCCGGATGCCCGCCGTCCGCACCGAGGCCGTCCAGGGCCTCCGCGACCACGGCATCGAAGGCCTGATCGTCATCGGAGGCAACGGGAGCTTCCAGGGCGCCCTCAAGGTCGCTGAACTCGGCATTCCCACCATCGGCGTCCCCGCTTCCATTGATAACGACATCGGCGGAACGGATATGGCGATCGGCGTCGATACCTGCCTGAACACGATCCTCGATTCTGTCGATAAGATAAAGGATACCGCCGGCAGTTCACCGCGCCCGTTTCTGATCGAGGTAATGGGGCGCCACTCCGGCTATCTGGCGCTTTTGGCCGGCATCGCCGGCGGCGCGGAGTTGGTCGTCACTCCCGAACAGAAGATGACGCTCGAGGAGGTCGCCTCGGAAGTCGAGAGCGCGTATCACCGTGGCAAGCCGCTGTTCATCGCGTTGATCGCGGAAGGCGCCGCAGTGCGCGCGGCCGATGTCTGCGAGTACCTGAAAACCAGATACCCCGTCGAAGGCGCCGGCCCCCGCCTCACCATCCTCGGACACGTTCAGCGCGGCGGCAGCCCATCGGCCTTCGACCGCATACTGGCTACGCGACTGGGGGTTGCCGCGGTCAAGGCGCTGGCTGCGGGAGAATCAAGCGTGATGGTTGGCATAAGGTCCGGCGTAGTCGGCACAACGCCGCTCGTGGAATCCCTCGCAACTTGCCCGACGCTGGACCCGGACCTTTTCGAGATGTCCCGCGCCCTCGCGGCGTAG